tcggacaaatcaagatcttagaagtgcaagaatggagcttctactggtggagattcaagtgtgctttggaacttaatgctagcccctataaaaagctgcactcgacggagcttcagacatcgaagaggcgcctgctcagaaatcgaagaggcgttttctttctcaaaagctgggctgcttagagaccacgagggtgatctcataaatcgaagaggtgtttgctttctcaaaagttgggctgctcaaagaccatgaaAGCCgttctcagaaatcgaagaggcgctcgctttctcaaaagctgggcttctcagagaccacgagggccgatcttagaaatcgaagaggcacctacttttccagccttgtcagcacctgtcacacgcacattcagctttgcggaaattatgggtattctgtcgaagacttctggggaagtagaaaacacatgaatcttactgtccaatcacccacttcccacacgcaacaatagctcatgggtaccacagataactttgccaaagttctctgccaaagttgagcacgtgaagcttgcagctcccactacatcgctctgaccaagaagggtaaaagaatagcaaagaaacagcactaacaaagtttagacccataaattttgaaggtctagctaccatattattacccacaagggtaaaggaacagtaccactgctggataattggaaagtccctgtgtgtcaacctctgtgccttgtggcaaggtagactagcaaacatgcccaacctttactcacattttcgagaaaacactcccaataagattgcttgctccaaaatcgaagaggcaccgtcctctgaatctcgagagccagactcccaacatgactactttctcaaaaatcgaagagagggtaaatgaacagtaccattgctggataattggaaagtccctgtgtgtcaacctctgtgcttcgtggcaaggtagactagcaaacatgcccaacctttactcacattcgagaaaacacttccaacaagattgcttgctgcaaaatcgaagaggcaccgtcctccgaatctcgagagccagactcccaacatgattactttctcaaaaatcgaagagacactgctccccgaatctcgagagccagaccctcagcatgattgctttctcaaaaatcgaagaggcatcgttctccgaatcaatcgaagaggcgctcgctttctcaaaagttgggctgctcagagatcacgagggccgatctcagaaatcgaagaggcacctacttttctagccttgtcagcacctgtcacacgcacactcagctttgcggaaattatgggcattctgtcgaagacttctggtgaagtcgaaaacacatgaatcttactgttcaatcacccacttcccacacgcaacaatagctcatgggtaccacagataactttgccaaagttgagcacgtgaagcttgcagctcccactatatcgctctgaccaagaaaggtaaaagaatagcaaagaaacagcactaacaaagtttagacacataaattttgaaggtctagctaccatattattacccacaagggtaaaggaacagtaccactgctggataattgggaagtccctgtgtgtcaacctccgtgcttcgtggcaaggtagactagcaaacatgccgaacctttactcacatccgagaaaacactcccaacaagattgcttactccaaaatcgaagaggcaccgccctccgaatctcgagagccagactcccaacatgattactttctcaaaaatcgaagagacactgctccccgaatctcgagagccatacCCCCAGCataattgctttctcaaaaatcgaagaagcatcgttctccgaatctcgagagccagataccacatgccactttttcaaagtgctctgacagagttaaaacatgtgaagctggcagctcccactaccgtgctatgaccaagcagggtaaaggaatagcattactacttgttgttagggagactcctatatatgtcgacctccatccccaacgaacaggcagacctgcaaaaatgcttaacccttcctcatatctgagagggcactcccaacgaagcctttcgaaatattcagctttctttccccctgataatacctctgcaaacaagctatactagagcaataatatctcatatcatcagggttaaaagcaagagtatcccatatcatgctttttccctgtcttttcctttggccttgtttttacctgcaagacaaggagaaagagagcaatcagtcagcacttgaaatcaagctcccaatcaggaactgactgcctggaaccccttacttgattacttacctggcattgctctcgagtactcatcttcaacatcttatgtttccagggaagataccgcatctgcttgaggaacagatagggcaagtgcgaaggatacaaggaagcatgtggagacaagcgtaacagcacacgtgcctatacatccattactctgtcaaaagcaaaagtatcccatatcagcagggtcgaacgtactctagatttgatggacttgttttgaccctcaaattcttcagtcggccttatactctggaggaaaccagaaaaccctccagctcagttcaagaataagcctgtggaaagctacttcttcaaaagcaaaagtatcctatatcatctcttctcatttttcttctctttatccttcatgctgctgcaagatggggagaaggtgaacaatcagccggagctctgattgcttaccttgtctgtcacctctttcagcagatcccctagctcggcgacttgggggactcctactacatggtttgtatcgcgcttgaccaagcctgaaactacaagtaagcttcaagtgaaattgatacattaccttgtgcatctccaccaattaaagataccacccctggatggaggaagagtacttccagagaagctgccacatctacctatgagacagataaggcaagtcaagatgataccacactccgatacttagaagtttcgtgattacgagatcattctcccacaatatttcctaatgtcatttgtactctaatgtcatttgtactaaatcattcacttgtactcactaaaggagagcttaaacctatgtacttgtgtaaacccttcacaattaatgagaactcttctattccgtggacgtagccaatctgggtgaaccacgtacatcttgtgtttgctttcctatctctatccatttatatacttatccacactaatgaccggagcaatctagcgaagatcacaaaaagcgaccgttttcgttacctaggatctatcttgcaagagaacggagaattagatggagatctcaactatagaatacgagctggatggatgaagtgtaagagtgcatccgtcgtgttgtgtgaccgtcgtatgccactgaagctcaagggaaaattttataggacggcaataaggccagcgatgttgtatggcacagaatgttgggcggtgaaacatcaacacgtacacaaaatgggtgtagcggagatgaggatgcttcgtgggatgtgtgggcacacgagaaaggataagattgagaatgaggatatccgaggtaaagtaggagtagccgaaattgaaggaaagatgagagaaaatcggttccggtgatttggacatgtgcaaagaaggccgactgacgctccggttcgaagatgtgactacgggacagaggttcagggccaaaggggtagaggaagacctaggaaaactttggaagagactctaagaaaaggcttagagtacttggatctaacggaggacatgacacaaaaccgagcgcaatggcgttctaggattcatatagccgaccccacttagtgggaaaaggctttgttgttgttgttgttgttgttgttgttgttgttgttgttgtacttgAATGAATTTATGCTTGTTGGACTTCTAGGGAGTCAACAGTACTGGGAAAGAAAGCAATAAGTTCGCACCAATGACACTGACTTGGCTGACTAATGTTAGAAGTTGACCCTCTCCTTGGATACAAAGGCTATGTAATCTTCGTCCATTCTAGAATTTCGCTACACTTATCCGTTTTTCTTTTAGCATTTgaattgaattaattgaaaaaagaTTCTAGTGACAAATCACGTCTGTTAGAATTTTGGATGTACGATAACTTAGGAAAAAAtctacttctattttttttttctcccttaaaattacaTCCTATTATTAAGTTAGTAACTGGTAAGGTATTGTGCAATTTTGGAAGTGTACATGCATGTGCTTTTAAGAAAGTGCTTAACTAGTTTGATCTTTACCATTGAGAATCAACAGTGAGTTATTATTGCATACCATGACTTGTCCCGTTCAGTTTAACAAATTTAAAATCCCCCGCAACTCGTTGCTTTCAGGTTTAAATTTGATGATGAACGAGTAACAAAAGAAGATATGAAGAGGGCTCTAGAGGAGCAGTATGGTGGAGAAGAAGAGGTAAAGTCTTTGGTTATTTTCACGTTTGCTATCTCTACTTCCTCCGTCTGTTCTGATGTACTCTATGTTTCACTGTTTGCATTTTACAGTTACCGCAGACAAATCCTGGGTTCAACAATGCTCCATTTAAATTTACTAAATACTCCAATGCCTACATGCTTGTTTATATACGTGAAGTTGACAAGGAGAAAATAATTTGTAATGTGGATGAGAAAGACATTGCAGAACATCTAAGGGTAAGACAGATTGTTAATATTTCTGTTGACTTAGACTTCTAatattcttaattttattttgtcttgCTGCTAAGTCATGCCGTGTTACTGTGTTCTTTGAACACCATATTCCAGATAAGACTGAAGAAAGAACAGGAAGAAAAGGAGCAAAAGAGAAAGGAGAAAGCTGAAGCGCACCTTTATACTATCATAAAGGTTACAATATTTACAACCTCTCCATCCCTTCTCTCTCCCCTCGTCCCTTTCTTTTCAGCCTCCTGTCTCTTTTTGTTTGAGCTATGTAAATTTTGATTTGTGGAACATTAGTTAATTCAGATTTTCTTATGGGTTTCCTAGGTTGCGCGGAACGAGGACCTGCTTGAACAGATAGGAAAGAATATCTATTTTGATCTTGTGGATCATGATAAAGTTCGTAGTTTTCGTATTCAGAAGCAGATGCCCTTCAACCTCTTTAAGGTAGCGTCTTCACTCTTTTAACTTTATTGTATTGAAATGATTGACATTTTCAGTTTTCGGTGTGCACTGTGCTCCATTTATTCCATAGTATTGCTAGTTTCCATACTGAAAATTATCAATGTGGTCTTCgcttattttcattagtttataTTGAGCTTAATTaagtaaataaaattaaacttatgatgAAGCTATAGCCTATATGTAATATTGTAGTTGCTGGATCCAAATGATTAGAATCATTCTAACCAAGTAAATGACGTTAGATAAACTTATGATGAAGCTGTAGTCTATATGTAATATTCTAGTTGCCGGATCCAAAAGATCAGTATCATTCTAATTGAAGTCCACCCTCAGGAAGAGGTTGCCAAAGAGTTTGGTATACCAGTTCAATGTCAACGTTTCTGGTTGTGGGCAAAGCGTCAAAACCATACATACCGGCCAAATCGACCACTGACACCTCTTGAGGAAGCACAATCTGTAAGTTCCTTTTGCTTGATACCTGTTATGTCATTGATTCTGTTACATGTTCTATGACTTTATGGTTAGTTCATGGTTCTTACATtgtgtgtaaatgtaatgaAGCATATTCCATTCCTCTTTTCACGACTTATAAATATTTTTGAGGTTTGTAGAAATTCATTTAGGTAATTTACAGTTGAAATCTTGTTTACCATCAGTAGAGAGATTCTTTGAGAGGTTCTGAAGAAGAAGCTATACTGCTTTCAACAAAAGCTATTTCTAAGCAGAGAAGATATAAGATAGGATCGTAGGAGCTTCTCCAAAAAGATTCTCCTTAGCTTCTGCTAAAAAATACATTTGTCAAGTGATGCCAaacaacatgaaaaaaaaagtacCTTGAAGAAGCACTTTTTTAGCTTATGAGAAGCTAGATATAACATGCGATCACAAAAAAGTTGGCACTTCAGTGGCTTATTATATTTTGCTCATCTGTGAATGTATGGTATTTGCAGGTTGGACAGTTGAGGGAAGTTTCCAATAAGTCAAATAATGCAGAGCTAAAGCTGTTTCTTGAAGTAGAACTTGGGCCGGTAATATTACCTTCTAAATTTGTTTCATGTTTTCCCCAAAAAGTTGTGTGATTCTTTGACAAGCTTTGATCATCGTATTTCAATGGCGGTGTTCACCGGCTGTTGTATATATCATATTCAGGATTTGTTGCCTCTTTCTCCTGCTGAGAAGACTAAAGAAGAGATTCTTCTATTTTTCAAACTTTATGACCCTTTGAAAGAAGAGCTCCGGTATGTTCCTTATTTCTTCCATCAAAGTTGAAATTACATTTGATTACTTAGGTTTCCTTCTCAAAACCAGGTACGTTGGGAGGTTGTTTGTGAAGGGAAGTGGTAAGCCCATTGAATTATTGACAAAACTAAACCAAATGGCTGGTTTCAGTCCTGATGAAAAGATAGAATTTTTTGAGGTAAGTCACATGGATTCTTTTTGAAGAGAAGTCATGTAAATTGTGTCAATTGTGTTGTATAATAGGTGCCACCTAACCTACCTAACTCTGATCACATCACTTATGAGAGTCTATGGCACATAGTTttctttgaaaagaaaatctaaagGCTTTTATATCCATCTTTTTTGTTGTCAGGAAATAAAGTTTGAACCTAATATCATGTGTGAACACATTGATGAGAAGGCAACTTTCCGTGTTAGTCAGGTATGAATTTCAAAGACTAATTTGTACTGTTTTCATATGTAAATTTGTGCTCAGGTATATACAAAGCTATTGTCTTATATCTCTGCTAGTTTACTCTTACCGGCCCCTTCCCCTCCTCTTGTATTTGGATGCGGGATTTGGTGTATTAGGTATTAATAATTATAAACCGGTCTTCAATAAGTATTCAAACTATGATTTTTAACTTTGAAtatcattatgatattattcccttatgcaacctttttgttctttcaGCTTGAAGATGGGGACATCATTTGCTTTCAAAAATCCCCTCAGAGTGGAAGCAGCGAACAATTCCGTTACCCAGATGTTCCTTCATTCCTGGATTATGTTCGTAACCGTCAggtatattttcatttttctttttaaagctCAAAATCTCCCAAACTTTTAATTCCATGATGGAGTCTCAATATTTTAGTTTCCCTGCCCAATGGGTCAATCTTCTATAGTCTATTATTCAGAATAAGAAAAGACTTCTGACAATGAAAACTAGGGAGATTGGTGATCATTGACAACTAGTCAAAGCTTGGATGATTTAGTATTTCTCTAAGGCTATGTTTGTTTGGTTGGAATCCAGATCAGGGAGTTAATTTTCCATTATATCAGGGCTTGATGTTTGGTTAACTTTTTAGTTCTCGAAAAGGATATAAGCACAAGGAATTAACGGAAGTCAGTTCTGCCCACTGAGCGGATTAGATACACCAAGGGTGGGTTGGTATTTTTATTCCATCCAGCTTTGGGATGCAAAGTCCCATCTGATGATCCTTTATCACTTGACAACTATACTGTTTTAAATGGAAAAAGAAATTTCTACAAACCCTTCTTTATCAGAGTAGTGCAGAGAAACTTGTTAGAagtcaaattattttttttggtcattGGTAAGAAGTTACTTTAATTTATGCAGATGCAGATCTGAAGTTGAGCACTATAAAACGTGGTTTCAACCAAATGGTTATCAAAATTGGCCTTCCTTCGTAGCTCCTGAGAATTGTTTTAGAGAACTTTTTAGTGATTTTCTGTTTACTGCTGCAAAGTCCTATTTATTTTCTGCAAATTATTTTGGTAAGCGTGAGATGTGATGtgatataaatatattattacCATAGCATTCCAACCAACCAAACATGCCTGAATGAATACTTGTTTGCAAGATTATAGGGAAACATCCTTTTGCTGCAAATGAATGGCAAAGAGATGAAGGATGTTGGGATTCCCCCCTCAAGTGGAGGATGATATTTTAACGGAATAAACAGAAGCATGAATTGTTTTGATGAGTACATGCTGCATTATTTTGAATGGGGATGAACCAACATCACGGGATGTACCTCTAAATGTGGAAAATGCGCTTGTTATGTCTTTGGGTACAATGTTGTCACCTTTATCTAAACTAAATAAACCCCCTAATCCTTCTTTTCTCATCATCCACTAGTTTATACTTAACTGCGGGAGACACAGAGTGTCTGCTAGTGAATGGGAAGTCCATAGTCCATGCATAGGAGAGTTAAATGATGACTCTGTTGTTATGTTTTGTAACCGTTAAGTGTGTTTGGTATCCTTAGTGCTATCATGTGATGGATGTCTGGTAGTTCCATTATTTGTATGGTGGAAGATTTTGCTCCTGCAGCCCGGGGACCAAAACCAGATAAACAATAGGGTCTCTTGCTTAtttgttgtttcatattgtatgCCTATTAGTCCATAAATGTGGAAAGGTTTTAGTGCTGGGACTAGTAATTATTTTATGCCCAGTTATTAGGCATTGTCTATCCCAATAAGGGGAGTTGTGGGTTATTAACAATCAACATGCATACTATACCACTTTTTATCTTTACAATTTTGATTTTCTTGCATATTTCCGCATGTGCACTTGAGGGTGTGCGTTTAAGTCATTTTTCTTGCTTGTAAAAAGAAGCTTTCATTGCATTGGTAAGCTCAAGTTGAATTTCAAATAATAATGGGAAGTTCCAGAAGAggggtttgtgtgtgtgtgtgtgttggggCCCTTGGGTGTGGGGgtcaataatttttcttttgttattgtATTGTGACATTCCATGACAACCTACAGGTTGTTCGCTTTCGTTCTTTGGACAAGCCAAAGGAAGATGAGTTCTGTCTTGAGTTGTAAGTTTGCAGTATCATTTTTTGTATTCTTCTGGAAGTGGGGTGAATCAGTCTGAATAGTTTAATATTAACTTTTTTATTGGCATTCTTTTCCTATACTTTTTAGGTCAAAGTTTCACACCTATGATGATGTTGTGGAAAGGGTTGCTCAACGGCTTAGCTTGGATGATCCATCTAAAGTTAGGCTCACATCTCATAATTGTTACTCACAGCAACCTAAACCCCAACCAATCAAGTATCGAGGAGTGGAACATTTGTCTGACATGCTGGTGCACTACAATCAGGTTGTTTAATACCAGATTTTTAAGCTCTGTTTAGGAGGTGTTTTCCCTGCCATGTTGACTGTTATATAAACATAAATTTTGTATTCCTCTTTCAGACTACGGATGTACTCTATTATGAAGTATTAGATATCCCTCTCCCAGAGCTGCAAGGCCTCAAAACTTTGAAAGTTGCTTTTCATCATGCTACCAAGGATGAAGTGAGTGCAGATAGCAATGGAACCATTAATTATTAAATATGTGAGAATCTTGCCTCTTAGAAGCACTTTTATGTTGTCAGGTTGTGGTTCATACTATTAGATTACCGAAGCAGAGCACTGTTGGGGATGTGATTGATGACCTTAAGACAAAGGTAATTATTTGCAGCTTCTGACCTTAAGACAAAGCATGGATGTAGATAATGGATATGAAACAAAAGTGTCATATTCCTGGTTGGGATTTATTCACCTTTGTTTCTAAGTCTACATGTGTTGTTGTACGGTTTCTATTTTATTCAGGGCAATATTTCAGTGAACGTTGCATAATAAATGATTATGGAAATACACTTACGGATCTCCTTCTTCTATCTGTAACAGGTGGAGTTGTCTCATCCTAATGCCGAACTCAGATTGTTAGAAGTTTTCTATCACAAAATCTACAAGGTATTAGTAACGTGCATATAAATGTTGAATGTTGTCTATGAACAGAGCTTTATGTTACATCCCTTAAATATCATATCATAGAGAACAGATTGGTATTTGCCTCTGTTTAGTGGAGCACCTCAACCCCACCACCAcgccacccccccccccccccccccggcagCCCAAAAAAAACCCCCGGTGCCTCAAAATAATAGTTCCACGTCCTTAAAGTTACCCcttccaaacaacattgtttggTCCAAAGAAGTAAGCATCAGTAAGGCGCAATGAATGcctttactttttttattttattttaggcaGAAGCAGGAGTTGCTCTCTTGTTGTtgctctctttttttattttatctgaAAATTTGAAACCTTTTAGAATCGGCATTCATTTCTGTAATTCTTCTAATTGTCTCTTTACAGATTTTCCCGCCAAATGAGAAGATTGAGAATATAAATGATCAGTACTGGACATTGCGTGCAGAAGAGGTTAGTCTGCACAGTATTGGGTTCATACTTATTCTATGTTCCAGTGCTTTGTTTTATATGTAAGAAATCTTTGTTTTACACTTCTGCTAGTAAACCTTTATTCTTGTCTGTTGCTCAGATCCCTGAAGAAGAGAAAAACTTTGGCCCTCGTGATCGTCTGATCCATGTTTATCATTTTATGAAGGACACAGCTCAAAACCAGGTAGGAAGATATAATTACTTCCTGCTTTTCTtattctctcctctcttttttattattattattttctcagAATCGATATGTTCTTTTAGAATTTATTATCATCGCCCTCATCATCAACCACCCCACTTTGTAattataaaattttgaatttgtcaGGTTCAGAATTTCGGAGAACCATTTTTCTTGGTCATTCGTGAGGATGAGACATTAGCAGAAGTTAAAGTGCGTGTACAGAAAAAGTTACAAGTCCCAGATGAGGAGTATTCAAAGGTATTTTCTTCATTACAGCAGTTTCAGAGTAGTGCACATTTGTGAAACACCATAAGCTTTACTTTGATTTATAATATATCATATGCTTTTGGTTTGGCTCAGTGGAAATTTGCATTTTTGTCCATGGGTCGTCCTGAGTACCTGCAAGACGATGATATTGTGGCCAGCCGATTTCaggtctctctccctctctctctgcacCCACATGCTCACACATACACTGTCATGAGTGTAATTTATATGGGAATCTGAATTGTATTCTTCAATAACCTTTTTCAGAGAAGGGATGTGTATGGAGCATGGGAACAGTACCTTGGATTGGAACACGCTGATCATGCTCCTAAAAGGTCACACACAACAAATCAGGTACGGTTGAGGCCAATCCAGGATCGTTCTCAATTTTCTTTACAATTATTCTGGGTAGAAATTTGGACTAGTTTGTACAGGAGGTAGCTATTAAGCACAAGGGATGCAGAAaacattgtttctttttatgttCTTTAGAGGCCCAACCCGGataattagtttttcttaatccTGTGCTGACTATGCTTGAATTATGCAGAATCGTCACACCTTTGAGAAGCCAGTGAAAATCTACAACTGAAAAGAACGGCGATGACTTTGTCAGCTCCTTTCACAGATTCGACCTCATATACATATGCAGAGTCTTGTGAAGAGTCCGAGAAGAACAAAGGAAGCTTTTCTTTCATTTGGCAGTAGTTATTGATCTTACGGGGCATAAAATTATTTAGCCTAAACGATGTGTATCCTCGATGTTTCTGAATTGTTGAAGGCACTCGTCTTTGAGGTGTGACGTAGGACGCGTCTCGTTTTAATCCTTGTAATTCCGTATATAAGATTTTGGGGCGAGCAATGTATAGAGGGTATAGGTTTGCAGGTTTAAAAATGCAGTTTGATTGTCCAGCTCTAGTATGTTGATCtttttgcatgcatgcatgatggAAGCTCTGTATAATGTTGGATCTTCAGCTTCCTGTGGATGTTCTCTATTTGTTTTGTCTGTTGTTTTGGAGTGTGAAATTAATTAGCTGCAGGTACATTTGCCCCAACCAGTTTGTTTTTGCCAATTCTTGACTGGATGTGATTGAAATTGGTACGAAAGTGGATGGGGAAATGAGACATGAGGGTGATATAGCAACTCTTATGGGTTGAAAAGTCTTTTTTTCTATAATGCAACGATGTATTTACACACAAGGGTGATGGAAAAATTTGTATCAAACTCGTAAATACGATATTCAAATTTAAGATCTCTTATTAattaatgaagaaaaatatcactacATTGTAAAATTAAGTCGCCGAAATGGTTCG
This region of Malus domestica chromosome 07, GDT2T_hap1 genomic DNA includes:
- the LOC103410053 gene encoding ubiquitin C-terminal hydrolase 13-like isoform X1 — encoded protein: MTLMTPPPLDQQQQQQPQEEDEMLVPHSDLPDGPQPMEEAQAETNNAVDAPTVDDPLSARFTWPIESFSRLNTKKLYSDVFLVGGYKWRILIFPKGNNVDHLSMYLDVADSGNLPYGWSRYAQFSLSIVNQVNSKYSIRKETQHQFNARESDWGFTSFMPLGELYDPSRGYIVNDRCIVEADVAVRKVIDYWSHDSKKETGFVGLKNQGATCYMNSLLQTLYHIPYFRKAVYHMPTTENDNPSGSIPLALQSLFYKLQYNDTSVATKELTKSFGWDAYDSFMQHDVQELNRVLSEKLEDKMKGTVVEGTIQQLFEGHQMNYIECINVDYKSTRKESFYDLQLDVKGCRDVYASFDKYVEVERLEGDNKYHAEQYGLQDAKKGVLFIDFPPVLQLQLKRFEYDFMRDTMVKINDRYEFPLQLDLDRENGKYLSPDADRSVRNLYTLHSVLVHSGGVHGGHYYAYIRPTLSDQWFKFDDERVTKEDMKRALEEQYGGEEELPQTNPGFNNAPFKFTKYSNAYMLVYIREVDKEKIICNVDEKDIAEHLRIRLKKEQEEKEQKRKEKAEAHLYTIIKVARNEDLLEQIGKNIYFDLVDHDKVRSFRIQKQMPFNLFKEEVAKEFGIPVQCQRFWLWAKRQNHTYRPNRPLTPLEEAQSVGQLREVSNKSNNAELKLFLEVELGPDLLPLSPAEKTKEEILLFFKLYDPLKEELRYVGRLFVKGSGKPIELLTKLNQMAGFSPDEKIEFFEEIKFEPNIMCEHIDEKATFRVSQLEDGDIICFQKSPQSGSSEQFRYPDVPSFLDYVRNRQVVRFRSLDKPKEDEFCLELSKFHTYDDVVERVAQRLSLDDPSKVRLTSHNCYSQQPKPQPIKYRGVEHLSDMLVHYNQTTDVLYYEVLDIPLPELQGLKTLKVAFHHATKDEVVVHTIRLPKQSTVGDVIDDLKTKVELSHPNAELRLLEVFYHKIYKIFPPNEKIENINDQYWTLRAEEIPEEEKNFGPRDRLIHVYHFMKDTAQNQVQNFGEPFFLVIREDETLAEVKVRVQKKLQVPDEEYSKWKFAFLSMGRPEYLQDDDIVASRFQRRDVYGAWEQYLGLEHADHAPKRSHTTNQNRHTFEKPVKIYN
- the LOC103410053 gene encoding ubiquitin C-terminal hydrolase 13-like isoform X2 is translated as MTLMTPPPLDQQQQQPQEEDEMLVPHSDLPDGPQPMEEAQAETNNAVDAPTVDDPLSARFTWPIESFSRLNTKKLYSDVFLVGGYKWRILIFPKGNNVDHLSMYLDVADSGNLPYGWSRYAQFSLSIVNQVNSKYSIRKETQHQFNARESDWGFTSFMPLGELYDPSRGYIVNDRCIVEADVAVRKVIDYWSHDSKKETGFVGLKNQGATCYMNSLLQTLYHIPYFRKAVYHMPTTENDNPSGSIPLALQSLFYKLQYNDTSVATKELTKSFGWDAYDSFMQHDVQELNRVLSEKLEDKMKGTVVEGTIQQLFEGHQMNYIECINVDYKSTRKESFYDLQLDVKGCRDVYASFDKYVEVERLEGDNKYHAEQYGLQDAKKGVLFIDFPPVLQLQLKRFEYDFMRDTMVKINDRYEFPLQLDLDRENGKYLSPDADRSVRNLYTLHSVLVHSGGVHGGHYYAYIRPTLSDQWFKFDDERVTKEDMKRALEEQYGGEEELPQTNPGFNNAPFKFTKYSNAYMLVYIREVDKEKIICNVDEKDIAEHLRIRLKKEQEEKEQKRKEKAEAHLYTIIKVARNEDLLEQIGKNIYFDLVDHDKVRSFRIQKQMPFNLFKEEVAKEFGIPVQCQRFWLWAKRQNHTYRPNRPLTPLEEAQSVGQLREVSNKSNNAELKLFLEVELGPDLLPLSPAEKTKEEILLFFKLYDPLKEELRYVGRLFVKGSGKPIELLTKLNQMAGFSPDEKIEFFEEIKFEPNIMCEHIDEKATFRVSQLEDGDIICFQKSPQSGSSEQFRYPDVPSFLDYVRNRQVVRFRSLDKPKEDEFCLELSKFHTYDDVVERVAQRLSLDDPSKVRLTSHNCYSQQPKPQPIKYRGVEHLSDMLVHYNQTTDVLYYEVLDIPLPELQGLKTLKVAFHHATKDEVVVHTIRLPKQSTVGDVIDDLKTKVELSHPNAELRLLEVFYHKIYKIFPPNEKIENINDQYWTLRAEEIPEEEKNFGPRDRLIHVYHFMKDTAQNQVQNFGEPFFLVIREDETLAEVKVRVQKKLQVPDEEYSKWKFAFLSMGRPEYLQDDDIVASRFQRRDVYGAWEQYLGLEHADHAPKRSHTTNQNRHTFEKPVKIYN